One genomic window of Sporosarcina ureae includes the following:
- the pta gene encoding phosphate acetyltransferase — protein MADLFEGIRKTLEGKGKTIVLPEGEDVRILEAAVHLQQEGIITPVLLGNEEAVNKAAKDSGFDISEIKLIDPANASYFEELAEKFVERRAGKATIEQAREQLKDVNYFGTMLIYTGRVDGLVSGAAHSTADTVRPALQIIKTKPGISKTSGAFIMMKAEERLIFADCAITVNPSAKELAEIAVESTKTAKAFGIDPRVAMLSFSTKGSAVTEETEKVVEAARIAKELAPDLLIDGEFQFDAAYVPSVAAKKAPESVIKGDANVFIFPTLDAGNIGYKLTERLGGYEAIGPILQGLNGPVNDLSRGCSAEDVYKLSIITAAQSLS, from the coding sequence ATGGCAGATCTTTTTGAAGGTATTCGTAAAACGTTGGAAGGTAAGGGAAAGACGATTGTATTACCTGAAGGGGAAGACGTTAGAATACTAGAAGCAGCTGTACATCTTCAACAAGAGGGGATTATTACACCAGTTTTATTAGGTAATGAAGAAGCGGTAAATAAAGCAGCAAAAGATAGTGGCTTCGATATTTCTGAAATTAAGCTGATTGATCCTGCAAACGCTTCCTATTTTGAAGAACTGGCGGAGAAATTCGTTGAACGGCGTGCAGGAAAAGCTACAATTGAGCAAGCGCGCGAGCAATTGAAAGATGTAAACTATTTCGGAACTATGCTAATCTATACAGGACGTGTAGACGGTTTGGTGAGCGGAGCTGCCCATTCGACGGCGGATACAGTTCGTCCGGCATTGCAAATCATCAAGACGAAGCCTGGCATTTCAAAAACTAGCGGTGCTTTCATTATGATGAAAGCAGAAGAGCGTCTAATTTTTGCAGACTGTGCCATTACTGTGAATCCTTCCGCTAAAGAGTTGGCTGAAATCGCTGTGGAAAGTACGAAAACTGCAAAAGCATTCGGCATTGATCCGCGCGTTGCCATGCTTTCATTCTCTACTAAAGGTTCTGCTGTGACAGAAGAGACGGAAAAAGTAGTGGAGGCGGCTAGAATTGCTAAAGAATTAGCACCTGATCTATTGATTGATGGAGAATTTCAATTTGATGCAGCGTATGTACCCAGTGTAGCAGCGAAAAAAGCGCCCGAATCTGTCATCAAAGGCGATGCAAACGTCTTTATTTTCCCGACACTCGATGCTGGAAACATCGGCTACAAATTGACAGAACGTCTGGGTGGCTATGAAGCAATCGGTCCAATCCTTCAAGGCTTGAATGGCCCTGTCAACGACTTGTCACGCGGCTGTTCTGCGGAAGATGTCTACAAACTATCAATCATCACGGCAGCTCAGAGCTTATCATGA
- a CDS encoding lipoate--protein ligase family protein: MSQDKRLLNQPAWRFIDESISARNRSALESFAMDDTLCQLVGQRQSVPVVRTWVHDKTIVLGIQDHRMPFIQQAMEGIERHGYRSIVRNSGGLAVVLDEGILNISLIFSEQKSSIDIPVGYEAMLSLVQLLFPELGERIEAYEIVGSYCPGSYDLSVDGKKFAGVSQRRLRQGVAVQVYLCIEGSGSERAKLIREVYDKGLQGQQTKFSYPVIQPDTMASLSEILDTQLTVNEIVIRLQIVLRSLTEDVRHGGLTDEEMELYGFYLQRVFERNQKMLS; the protein is encoded by the coding sequence ATGTCACAAGATAAACGTTTACTAAATCAACCAGCTTGGCGTTTCATCGACGAATCGATTTCAGCACGTAATCGTTCCGCACTCGAATCATTCGCTATGGATGATACGTTATGCCAATTAGTTGGACAGCGACAAAGTGTACCGGTTGTCAGGACATGGGTACACGACAAGACAATCGTGTTAGGTATTCAAGATCATCGGATGCCGTTCATTCAACAAGCGATGGAAGGAATCGAGCGACACGGCTATCGTTCAATCGTCCGCAATTCGGGCGGTCTTGCAGTCGTGCTAGATGAAGGGATATTAAATATCTCCTTAATCTTTTCTGAACAAAAGTCTTCAATTGATATTCCGGTAGGCTACGAAGCGATGTTATCACTAGTTCAGCTATTATTTCCTGAACTTGGCGAACGGATAGAAGCCTATGAAATTGTCGGATCTTATTGTCCTGGATCGTATGATTTAAGTGTCGATGGCAAGAAATTCGCAGGGGTTTCTCAACGGCGTCTGCGTCAAGGAGTCGCTGTGCAAGTGTATTTATGCATTGAAGGCAGTGGTTCCGAACGCGCAAAATTAATTCGTGAAGTTTATGACAAAGGCTTACAGGGTCAGCAGACGAAATTCAGCTATCCTGTGATCCAACCGGATACAATGGCGTCATTATCGGAAATTCTGGATACACAATTGACGGTCAATGAAATCGTTATTCGTCTGCAAATAGTATTGCGTTCGTTGACGGAAGATGTGCGTCACGGTGGGTTAACAGACGAGGAAATGGAATTGTACGGATTTTATTTGCAACGTGTCTTTGAACGCAATCAAAAGATGTTATCATAG
- a CDS encoding RsfA family transcriptional regulator — translation MVKVRQDAWLEQDDELLAETVLRHVREGSTQLGAFEEVGDALNRTAAACGFRWNAVVRRDYEGELSEAKKERKQTLRVLGTDFKRRNQQMYNPETGADGQEKIQVPLSALSLDTVIAYLIRMHHNGGADTDALRWRQTAKTATEQMKSLEAQIEDLKKENRTLKDDYEQFVQIMNRARRLIALNEESEHVAPLFKMEPNGNLITSKEPPINN, via the coding sequence ATGGTGAAAGTTAGACAAGACGCTTGGTTAGAACAAGACGATGAATTATTGGCAGAGACGGTGCTACGACATGTAAGAGAAGGAAGTACACAGTTAGGTGCATTTGAGGAAGTAGGTGACGCACTGAACCGAACAGCGGCAGCTTGTGGGTTCAGATGGAATGCCGTCGTGCGAAGAGACTACGAGGGTGAACTCTCTGAAGCGAAGAAAGAGAGAAAGCAAACGTTACGTGTACTAGGTACAGATTTTAAAAGACGTAACCAACAAATGTATAACCCCGAGACAGGCGCAGATGGTCAGGAGAAAATCCAAGTTCCACTATCCGCCCTATCACTCGATACGGTCATTGCCTATTTAATTCGCATGCATCATAACGGCGGTGCGGATACGGATGCTCTGCGATGGAGACAGACGGCAAAAACAGCGACGGAACAAATGAAATCGCTAGAAGCGCAAATTGAAGATCTGAAAAAAGAGAATAGAACGTTGAAAGATGATTATGAGCAATTCGTCCAAATCATGAATCGTGCACGTCGATTAATCGCTTTGAATGAAGAAAGTGAGCACGTCGCACCGTTGTTTAAAATGGAACCGAATGGGAATTTAATCACATCAAAAGAGCCGCCAATCAATAACTGA
- a CDS encoding HD domain-containing protein, whose translation MAYQNEKLPEEKVFKDPVHRYIHVRDRVIWDLVNTREFQRLRRIRQLGTTYLVFHGAEHSRFQHSLGVYEIVRRILDDGFSGREEWDEEQRLVALCAALLHDLGHGPFSHAFEKVFNLDHEQFTQQILLEQTEVHEVLRRVSPDFPQKVADVIDKTYPDKLVVSLISSQIDADRMDYLQRDAYYTGVSYGHFDMERILRVMRPTEDQVVIKHSGMHAVEDYIMSRYQMYWQVYFHPVSRSAEVILIKILHRAKYLFETGYAFKQEPVHFISFFAQEFKLKEYIALDEGVLLTYFQMWMEEDDTILADLCDRFVNRRLFQYAEFDPAVQYMKFGELITLFKEAGLDPDYYLVTDSSSDLPYDFYRPGEENERVPIYLQLENGDLRELSRMSDVVEAISGKRRTDHKIYYPEDLLVDGNPLHEKILELLRG comes from the coding sequence ATGGCGTACCAAAACGAAAAACTGCCCGAAGAAAAAGTGTTTAAAGACCCCGTGCATCGCTACATACATGTAAGAGATCGCGTAATATGGGACCTCGTCAACACACGCGAGTTCCAGCGTCTGCGCAGAATTCGCCAGCTTGGCACCACCTACTTAGTGTTCCACGGCGCAGAACACAGCCGCTTCCAGCATTCGCTCGGTGTCTATGAAATCGTCAGACGAATTCTCGATGATGGCTTCAGTGGGCGTGAAGAATGGGACGAAGAACAGCGGCTCGTCGCACTTTGTGCCGCACTATTGCATGATCTAGGACACGGGCCGTTCTCCCACGCATTTGAAAAAGTATTCAATCTGGATCACGAACAATTCACCCAGCAAATTTTATTGGAACAGACAGAAGTCCATGAAGTGCTGCGTCGTGTGTCGCCAGATTTCCCTCAAAAAGTGGCGGATGTTATCGACAAAACGTATCCCGATAAACTGGTCGTCAGCTTGATTTCCAGTCAAATCGACGCAGACCGTATGGATTATCTTCAACGCGATGCATATTACACAGGCGTTTCCTACGGCCATTTCGACATGGAACGGATTTTGCGTGTCATGCGCCCGACTGAAGACCAAGTAGTCATCAAGCATAGCGGCATGCATGCGGTGGAAGACTATATCATGAGCCGCTATCAGATGTACTGGCAAGTGTATTTCCACCCAGTGTCGCGAAGTGCAGAAGTGATTCTGATAAAAATTTTACACAGAGCGAAATATTTATTCGAAACGGGGTATGCATTTAAGCAAGAACCCGTGCACTTCATTTCGTTTTTTGCACAAGAGTTCAAATTGAAAGAGTATATAGCTCTTGATGAGGGCGTGTTATTGACGTATTTCCAGATGTGGATGGAAGAAGATGACACGATTTTAGCGGATTTGTGCGATCGCTTCGTGAATAGACGGTTGTTTCAATATGCCGAGTTCGATCCTGCAGTGCAATATATGAAATTCGGTGAACTTATTACATTGTTTAAAGAAGCAGGACTCGATCCTGACTATTATTTAGTGACGGATTCTTCATCAGACTTACCTTATGACTTTTATCGTCCAGGTGAAGAGAATGAACGTGTGCCGATTTATTTACAACTAGAAAATGGCGATTTGCGTGAACTGTCGCGAATGTCCGATGTGGTCGAAGCGATATCAGGAAAACGCAGAACAGATCATAAAATTTATTATCCTGAAGACTTGTTAGTAGATGGAAACCCGTTGCATGAGAAGATTTTGGAATTGTTAAGAGGTTAA
- a CDS encoding YwgA family protein, translating to MLQEHAKIVQFISLANEVNGRKKMQKMVYILKKMNFPFAEKYELHMYGPYSEELTLRVEELCEMGFLAERFEDKGSYKQYCYQVTDEGSKFLTTAEAPKEQLPKCIERLNEKSSRFLELVSTLLFFDQLDKEDQIAKVRIVKNKLNFTDQEMDQAFAFIEEMQVSSVS from the coding sequence TTGCTGCAAGAGCATGCAAAAATCGTTCAGTTTATATCGTTGGCGAATGAAGTAAATGGCCGTAAGAAAATGCAGAAGATGGTTTATATATTGAAGAAAATGAATTTCCCGTTTGCCGAGAAATATGAGCTCCATATGTATGGTCCTTATTCGGAAGAACTGACATTGCGAGTGGAAGAATTGTGTGAAATGGGCTTTTTGGCTGAACGTTTCGAGGACAAGGGTTCGTATAAGCAATATTGCTATCAAGTGACGGATGAAGGATCGAAATTCCTTACCACAGCAGAAGCACCGAAAGAACAGTTGCCAAAATGTATCGAACGATTAAATGAAAAGTCATCACGCTTTTTGGAATTGGTCTCCACATTGCTATTTTTCGATCAGCTGGACAAAGAAGATCAAATTGCTAAAGTACGTATCGTGAAAAACAAATTGAATTTTACTGATCAGGAAATGGATCAAGCTTTTGCCTTCATCGAAGAGATGCAAGTGAGTTCAGTCAGTTAA
- a CDS encoding 2-hydroxymuconate tautomerase, which translates to MPYVTVKMLEGRTDEQKRALCEKVTQAVVETTGATTDSVTVFIEEMPKNHLFKNGKLMSDQ; encoded by the coding sequence ATGCCATACGTTACTGTAAAAATGCTTGAAGGCCGCACTGATGAACAAAAACGTGCATTATGTGAAAAAGTTACGCAAGCCGTTGTAGAAACGACTGGTGCTACTACTGATAGCGTAACAGTTTTCATTGAAGAAATGCCAAAAAATCATCTTTTTAAAAATGGGAAACTTATGAGTGACCAGTAA
- a CDS encoding YwhD family protein has protein sequence MASEQNSKPKLGFTIIKNDPTDGHKGFGIGSLSLENISPVIIDVEAGTAQVEMGAMHARSDTERGIKFTTDRKDSEGGKPYWLVWVTIDYREEGPYYAGITACEMVVNREKRRGYKLLADHVNRMDKSMKRQIIVDDMDDRSKKILKDFLISHNAELWERSTPELHEGLRTELDVKRDN, from the coding sequence ATGGCAAGTGAGCAAAATTCAAAACCAAAGTTAGGCTTTACGATAATAAAAAATGACCCAACAGATGGACACAAAGGATTCGGCATAGGTTCGTTATCATTAGAAAACATCTCGCCTGTGATCATCGATGTAGAAGCGGGTACGGCGCAAGTGGAAATGGGTGCTATGCATGCCCGTAGTGATACGGAACGAGGAATTAAATTCACAACGGATCGCAAAGATTCTGAAGGCGGCAAACCATACTGGCTCGTTTGGGTGACAATTGATTACCGTGAGGAAGGTCCGTATTACGCAGGAATCACAGCTTGTGAAATGGTCGTCAACCGTGAGAAGAGACGCGGCTATAAGTTACTTGCAGACCACGTCAACCGTATGGACAAATCTATGAAACGTCAAATTATCGTAGACGATATGGACGATCGTTCGAAAAAAATTCTTAAGGACTTTCTGATATCACATAACGCAGAACTGTGGGAACGCAGTACACCTGAATTACACGAAGGTTTGCGTACAGAGTTAGACGTAAAACGGGATAATTGA
- a CDS encoding transglycosylase domain-containing protein — translation MKRTDYIKSTNRKRWKKIVLSLSITSIAAIVTVLIALRIYAQVLGAPSLSVPKASLFLDHSGHQIGDHFSQHRRYWMKLSDISPFLTDAFVATEDKKFYSHNGFDYKRLAGAILKDVKTMSKAQGASTITMQYARNLYLTHEKSWTRKIHEALFAYRLEIFYDKDTILEGYLNTVYFGHGMYGVEAASRFYFSKAAKELTLEEAATIAAIAKGPSIYSPLDNPENSRNRQLLVLDQMEQYDYISTAQKERAVEERIVLKTESWKDMKQVAPYFLDAAWQQAEDILASKGRVPAEGGWQIRTTLNQQHQQAAEQAIKQAMPANDLQVGFISMAADTGFVTSMVGGVDFGDSSFNRVTQAKRQPGSAMKPILYAAAMEKGMSPLTFMTAEKTLFTYDDGRSTYEPSNINGEFAVKPISLAQAIAISDNIYAVKTLEQVGYKPYTKMAQRLGIDVAFPESPAVALGTSDVTLYEMTTAYNRIASKGKQVEPQMILSITDANGKLVYEHPSKKPKQAMSEQDAFVLTHLMTGMFDPVFNDYLTSTGLSMRPKQTRPYAAKSGTTISDQYLIGFSPTLTAGIWTGFDRGKQLENLEDKSVSKKVWIDFMEAAHEGTAPQPFLPPSGVQGVIVDIETGGIAVNECAKQRLIYVKDKDVPKKLCTDRSLREQHSGEEENSKMELFPFSFFE, via the coding sequence ATGAAACGTACCGATTATATAAAGTCCACTAATAGAAAAAGGTGGAAAAAGATTGTATTATCCCTATCGATCACGTCGATAGCCGCGATCGTGACTGTCTTAATCGCCCTTCGAATATATGCCCAAGTACTTGGTGCCCCTTCATTGAGCGTACCAAAGGCTTCATTGTTCCTCGATCATAGTGGGCATCAGATCGGGGATCACTTTTCACAACATAGACGGTATTGGATGAAGCTGTCCGATATATCCCCTTTTCTGACAGATGCTTTTGTAGCAACAGAAGATAAGAAATTTTATTCGCATAATGGATTTGATTATAAACGACTTGCCGGTGCCATTCTGAAGGACGTTAAAACGATGAGCAAGGCGCAAGGTGCGAGTACGATTACCATGCAATATGCGCGGAATCTGTATTTAACACACGAAAAGTCTTGGACACGAAAAATCCATGAGGCGCTGTTTGCTTATCGCCTCGAAATTTTCTATGACAAGGATACGATTTTGGAAGGTTATTTAAATACTGTCTACTTCGGTCATGGAATGTACGGTGTGGAAGCGGCCAGCCGGTTTTATTTTTCTAAAGCCGCGAAAGAGCTGACATTGGAAGAGGCCGCCACGATTGCTGCAATCGCAAAAGGTCCTTCCATTTATTCACCTCTTGATAATCCCGAGAATTCACGCAACCGCCAACTGCTCGTACTCGATCAAATGGAGCAATATGATTATATTTCAACTGCGCAAAAGGAACGCGCGGTGGAAGAGAGAATTGTGCTAAAAACAGAGAGTTGGAAAGATATGAAGCAAGTGGCTCCTTATTTTTTGGATGCTGCATGGCAACAGGCGGAAGATATCCTCGCGTCTAAAGGCCGTGTACCCGCAGAAGGTGGCTGGCAAATCCGAACGACGTTGAATCAACAGCACCAGCAAGCCGCGGAACAAGCCATTAAACAAGCGATGCCTGCAAATGACCTGCAAGTTGGATTCATCTCCATGGCTGCAGACACGGGTTTCGTCACGTCGATGGTAGGTGGAGTGGATTTTGGCGACAGCTCCTTTAACCGAGTGACTCAAGCGAAACGTCAGCCAGGCTCTGCAATGAAGCCGATCCTCTATGCGGCAGCAATGGAAAAAGGCATGAGCCCGTTAACCTTCATGACGGCCGAAAAGACACTGTTTACCTATGATGACGGTCGTTCGACATATGAGCCGAGCAATATTAACGGGGAGTTTGCGGTGAAGCCGATTTCATTGGCACAGGCGATTGCCATTTCAGATAATATCTATGCAGTCAAGACGCTTGAGCAAGTCGGTTACAAGCCGTACACAAAAATGGCGCAACGGCTAGGCATCGATGTGGCGTTTCCCGAATCCCCAGCGGTCGCGCTTGGAACATCCGATGTGACATTGTACGAGATGACGACAGCGTATAATCGTATTGCGTCAAAAGGTAAACAAGTCGAACCGCAAATGATTCTATCGATTACAGATGCGAACGGAAAACTGGTCTATGAGCATCCTTCGAAAAAACCGAAGCAAGCGATGTCGGAACAAGACGCATTTGTGCTAACGCATTTGATGACGGGGATGTTCGACCCTGTCTTCAATGACTATTTAACCTCTACAGGCTTGTCGATGCGACCGAAACAAACGCGGCCTTATGCAGCGAAGTCCGGAACGACGATTTCGGATCAATATTTGATTGGATTCTCGCCCACATTAACAGCGGGCATTTGGACAGGCTTTGACCGCGGCAAGCAGCTCGAAAATTTGGAGGATAAATCCGTTTCGAAAAAGGTATGGATTGATTTCATGGAAGCGGCACACGAAGGAACAGCCCCACAACCATTCCTCCCCCCTTCTGGCGTGCAAGGCGTCATTGTAGATATCGAAACCGGCGGGATTGCGGTCAATGAATGTGCAAAGCAACGGTTGATCTATGTGAAGGATAAAGATGTGCCGAAGAAATTATGCACGGATCGCTCGTTGAGAGAACAACATTCCGGAGAAGAGGAAAATTCTAAAATGGAGTTATTCCCGTTTTCATTTTTTGAGTGA
- a CDS encoding DUF1934 domain-containing protein, translating to MEAPKMEVQLRSVIQHPDQQAETHTMQATGELIEKKGQAYLLFEERTEGMPVVRTTVKLHAEDAFIMRKGGVQMRLPFRQDDMRLGTYGNGPAVMDLAVYTNQLEWVPGRFTVAYDLHSDESLLGKYHLTITYSEVTQ from the coding sequence ATGGAAGCGCCAAAAATGGAAGTTCAGCTCCGTTCCGTTATTCAACATCCAGACCAGCAAGCGGAAACGCATACGATGCAGGCAACTGGAGAACTCATTGAGAAAAAAGGACAGGCTTATTTATTGTTTGAAGAACGAACAGAAGGAATGCCAGTAGTCCGAACGACCGTGAAATTACATGCTGAAGATGCCTTCATCATGCGTAAAGGCGGCGTGCAGATGCGATTGCCGTTCAGACAAGACGATATGCGCCTCGGCACGTACGGTAATGGCCCTGCAGTTATGGATTTAGCCGTTTATACCAATCAACTGGAGTGGGTTCCTGGACGCTTTACGGTAGCGTACGACTTACATTCAGACGAAAGCTTATTAGGGAAATACCATTTGACAATAACCTACTCGGAGGTAACACAATGA